Proteins from a single region of Pseudodesulfovibrio portus:
- a CDS encoding methyl-accepting chemotaxis protein yields the protein MGIRRFRDWGMISKILSLFLAAVVFVLAGLLGYFLPVVGSSLMQEKRIATQGVVDTAYSVIASYAEKAASGALTEAEAKKLAGEEVASLRYSGDEYFWINDLNSVVVVHGVKPDLNGKDMSDLKDENGVYIFKEFAAVGKTKGMGFVDYYWPKPGSEKAVPKVSYVRLFKPWGWVVGSGIYVDDVEAQVASLRWQILIPTVISMSILIALVVFVIRSMIKPVHEIVEASSRMAKGDLTMELTPRSKDEVGQLTGAIAHMIAELRRVVGNVSQASEQVAAGSEELSSSSVEMSQGATEQASAVEEVSAAMEEMTSSIGQNADNAQVTNEMTNQAAIDTEKGGQAVAKTVDAMKQIAEKISIIEEIARQTNLLALNAAIEAARAGEHGKGFAVVAAEVRKLAERSGSSAAEISELSTSSVRVAEEAGNLLAKIVPDIKKTADLVQEISAATNEQNQGSEEVSKAIHEMDKVIQQNAAASEEVASTAEELSAQAVQLQKAMQFFKVGSGNVHMDVPAKKRGSAKRAAPTVRQTPPKPLAQAPAADDEGVDIDLDGVDDGDFERF from the coding sequence ATGGGTATCAGGAGATTTCGCGATTGGGGAATGATCAGCAAGATTCTCAGCCTGTTCCTGGCGGCCGTTGTGTTTGTCCTGGCCGGGTTGCTCGGCTATTTCCTCCCGGTTGTGGGGAGTTCGCTCATGCAGGAGAAGCGGATAGCCACCCAGGGCGTGGTGGATACCGCCTACAGCGTTATCGCCAGTTATGCCGAAAAGGCCGCCAGCGGGGCTTTGACCGAAGCGGAGGCCAAGAAGCTCGCCGGGGAGGAAGTCGCCTCGCTGCGTTACAGCGGTGACGAGTATTTCTGGATCAATGACCTGAACTCCGTGGTCGTCGTGCACGGCGTCAAGCCCGACCTGAACGGCAAGGACATGAGCGACCTGAAGGACGAGAACGGGGTGTACATCTTCAAGGAGTTTGCCGCCGTCGGCAAGACCAAGGGGATGGGCTTCGTGGACTACTACTGGCCCAAGCCCGGTTCCGAGAAGGCCGTCCCCAAGGTGTCCTACGTCAGACTGTTCAAGCCCTGGGGCTGGGTGGTCGGGTCCGGCATCTATGTGGACGACGTCGAGGCGCAGGTCGCCTCGCTCCGCTGGCAGATTCTCATTCCCACCGTCATATCCATGTCCATCCTCATCGCCCTGGTGGTCTTCGTGATACGCAGCATGATCAAGCCCGTGCACGAGATCGTCGAGGCGTCCAGCCGCATGGCCAAGGGCGACCTGACCATGGAGTTGACGCCCAGGAGCAAGGATGAGGTTGGCCAGCTGACCGGCGCCATCGCCCACATGATCGCCGAACTGAGACGGGTGGTGGGCAATGTCAGCCAGGCCTCGGAGCAGGTGGCTGCGGGCAGCGAGGAGCTGTCCTCCTCCTCGGTGGAGATGTCGCAGGGCGCCACCGAGCAGGCTTCCGCCGTGGAAGAGGTCTCCGCCGCCATGGAGGAGATGACGTCCAGTATCGGGCAGAACGCCGACAACGCCCAGGTGACCAACGAGATGACCAACCAGGCGGCCATCGACACGGAGAAGGGCGGCCAGGCCGTGGCCAAGACCGTGGACGCCATGAAGCAGATCGCGGAGAAGATTTCCATCATCGAGGAAATCGCCCGCCAGACCAATCTGCTGGCCCTGAACGCCGCCATCGAGGCAGCCCGGGCCGGAGAGCACGGCAAGGGATTTGCCGTGGTCGCCGCCGAGGTTCGCAAGCTGGCCGAACGCAGCGGCAGCTCCGCCGCCGAGATCAGCGAACTGTCCACTTCCAGCGTTCGGGTGGCCGAGGAGGCCGGGAATCTGCTGGCCAAGATCGTGCCGGACATCAAGAAGACGGCCGATCTGGTCCAGGAAATCTCCGCCGCCACCAATGAGCAGAACCAGGGCAGCGAGGAAGTGAGCAAGGCCATCCATGAAATGGACAAGGTCATTCAGCAGAATGCCGCCGCGTCCGAGGAAGTGGCTTCGACCGCCGAAGAGCTGTCGGCCCAGGCAGTCCAGTTGCAGAAGGCCATGCAGTTCTTCAAGGTCGGCAGCGGAAATGTTCATATGGATGTTCCCGCAAAGAAGCGCGGCAGCGCAAAGCGTGCTGCTCCCACCGTGCGCCAGACGCCGCCCAAGCCCTTGGCGCAGGCCCCTGCGGCCGACGATGAGGGCGTGGACATCGATCTGGACGGTGTGGACGATGGTGATTTCGAGCGTTTTTGA
- a CDS encoding IMP cyclohydrolase, with the protein MSDLKKMYHTLQQDPFPSDMKLTLGDQELVFKKRTWEIDGETKGLRYGENPDQPAALYELTRGQLEVGGVKFIGAGQGLVSALTEEHMLQAGKHPGKTNLTDVDNALNILQYLSAKPAALILKHNNPCGAAWTEDGVAEAFRRAFEADRIAAFGGAVVVNRTLDLACAEQISKVYVEVVAAPDFEDEALALLKKKKNLRILQIPGITELDKLATQPFLDIKSLSDGGMVLQFSFRNAILKAEDFIPATAEKDGNRFVARAPSKQEADDLLFAWAVEAGVTSNSVIFARNGVTTAIGTGEQDRVGCVLLATTKAYIKYADLLASKELGKSLFELKLAAIKDADMKAKLEDIEKRTQEARGGLPGSVVVSDGFFPFRDGVDLCLDQGVTAIAQPGGSIRDNEVIQAVNEASPQAAMVFTGQRSFKH; encoded by the coding sequence ATGTCCGATTTGAAGAAGATGTACCATACCTTGCAGCAGGACCCGTTTCCGTCCGACATGAAACTGACCCTGGGCGACCAGGAATTGGTTTTCAAAAAACGCACCTGGGAGATCGACGGAGAGACCAAGGGACTCCGCTACGGCGAGAACCCGGACCAGCCCGCCGCGTTGTACGAACTGACCCGGGGACAGCTTGAAGTGGGCGGCGTCAAGTTCATCGGCGCAGGCCAGGGACTGGTCTCCGCCCTGACCGAGGAGCACATGCTCCAGGCGGGCAAGCACCCCGGCAAGACCAACCTGACCGACGTGGACAACGCCCTCAATATTTTGCAGTACCTGTCCGCCAAACCGGCCGCGCTCATCCTCAAGCACAACAACCCGTGCGGCGCCGCCTGGACCGAGGACGGCGTGGCCGAGGCCTTCCGCCGCGCCTTCGAGGCCGACCGCATCGCCGCCTTTGGCGGGGCCGTGGTCGTCAACCGGACCCTGGACCTGGCCTGTGCGGAACAGATTTCCAAGGTCTACGTGGAAGTGGTGGCAGCCCCGGATTTCGAGGACGAGGCCCTTGCCCTGCTCAAAAAGAAAAAGAACCTGCGCATCCTGCAGATTCCCGGCATCACCGAACTGGACAAGCTGGCCACCCAGCCGTTCCTGGACATCAAGTCCCTGTCCGACGGCGGCATGGTCCTCCAGTTCTCCTTCCGCAACGCCATCCTCAAGGCCGAAGACTTCATCCCGGCCACGGCCGAGAAGGACGGCAACCGGTTCGTGGCCCGCGCCCCGTCCAAGCAGGAAGCCGACGACCTGCTCTTTGCCTGGGCCGTGGAGGCCGGCGTGACCTCGAATTCCGTCATCTTCGCCCGCAACGGCGTGACCACCGCCATCGGCACCGGCGAACAGGACCGGGTCGGCTGCGTGCTCCTGGCCACTACCAAGGCCTACATCAAGTACGCGGACCTGCTGGCTTCCAAGGAACTGGGCAAATCCCTGTTCGAGCTGAAGCTGGCGGCCATCAAGGATGCGGACATGAAGGCCAAGCTGGAGGACATCGAAAAGCGCACCCAGGAGGCGCGCGGCGGCCTGCCCGGCTCCGTGGTCGTCTCCGACGGCTTCTTCCCGTTCCGCGACGGCGTGGACCTGTGCCTGGACCAGGGCGTGACCGCCATTGCCCAGCCCGGCGGCTCCATCCGCGACAACGAGGTCATCCAGGCCGTGAACGAGGCCAGCCCGCAGGCGGCCATGGTCTTCACCGGCCAGCGTTCATTCAAACATTAA
- a CDS encoding SemiSWEET transporter, which produces MELDMLEMLGVVAGCCTTAAFMPQVIHTWRTKSVYDISLRMYSLFTFGVFLWLVYGISIGSFSIILANAVTLVLAFSILVMKIVYGRAPSEKGPGRRPK; this is translated from the coding sequence ATGGAACTCGACATGCTGGAAATGCTGGGCGTCGTGGCCGGATGTTGCACCACCGCTGCTTTCATGCCCCAGGTGATACACACCTGGCGCACCAAATCGGTGTACGACATCTCCCTGCGCATGTACTCTCTGTTCACCTTCGGGGTTTTCCTGTGGCTGGTCTACGGCATTTCCATCGGATCGTTCTCGATCATCCTGGCCAATGCGGTCACCCTTGTCCTTGCCTTTTCCATATTGGTCATGAAGATCGTCTACGGCCGCGCGCCCTCTGAAAAGGGGCCGGGCCGCCGCCCCAAATAG
- a CDS encoding ribonuclease catalytic domain-containing protein — MAKKTILGPTVRPGTVVEFMHGDQPQLAWVLEESSGRLRLLTINKREMKLPAARLLPWQGPVLNAEASRQDIQNALNDHQEKRGEIQAGLDVMELWDLAQGEMESAPLEWFADLLWEDPDDDQVAALGRAMLQAKTHFKFRPPNFEIWSAETVELKMRQKAEEKEREAVTSAGQVLLQALWTAYGQGSKPKLPDMAPELEESLSGILKRKIGDRLDETERKIWTAISKGLPDLPHLPLLLAQTWDILPVHHNYLLDEADYTWEDSWSESFSNEIKEIENTFSNQSETPEVEDLISIDAATTRDIDDAFSIRRDGDGYVVSIGLARPDAHWEFGSELDKAVMYRATSLYLPEGTSHMMPARFGTGLYSLIAGETRPALVTDFRLDGSGKLISVTPRPTWVRVAANITYEAADAAIENRTDESLVLAHELAEKLLALRIEDGACIIRKPEPIITLEGEGAQTTVDITLKEQCPLSELIISEFMILANSGLAAWAGENGVPLLHRTQDIALPPEAAGMFTEPVEIMQVVKLLLPPSLETTPRRHAALGVAVYSPITSPLRRYTDFINMAQVCTFLADGSPRLDKEGLDQMAIYLGMRIQAVSAVQRFRPRYWKLVHLAARRKEYQSAVVVDEAGPMATLAMPHLQVNVRSPKKLLGDKLYPGQRFQINFARVDPLTNEIRLSEALEE; from the coding sequence ATGGCAAAGAAAACCATACTCGGCCCCACGGTCCGCCCCGGAACGGTGGTGGAATTCATGCACGGCGACCAGCCCCAGCTTGCCTGGGTGCTGGAGGAATCGTCCGGCAGGCTCAGGCTGTTGACCATCAACAAGCGCGAAATGAAGCTGCCCGCCGCCCGCCTCCTGCCTTGGCAGGGGCCGGTCCTCAACGCCGAGGCCTCGCGCCAGGATATCCAGAACGCCCTGAACGATCACCAGGAGAAACGCGGCGAAATCCAGGCCGGACTCGACGTCATGGAACTCTGGGACCTGGCTCAGGGCGAGATGGAGTCCGCGCCGCTGGAGTGGTTCGCGGACCTGCTCTGGGAAGACCCGGACGACGACCAGGTGGCCGCACTGGGCCGGGCCATGCTCCAGGCCAAGACCCATTTCAAGTTCCGCCCCCCGAATTTCGAGATATGGTCCGCCGAGACCGTGGAACTCAAGATGCGGCAGAAGGCCGAGGAAAAGGAACGGGAGGCCGTGACCTCCGCAGGGCAGGTCCTGCTCCAGGCCCTCTGGACCGCATACGGCCAGGGAAGCAAGCCCAAACTGCCGGACATGGCCCCCGAGCTTGAAGAGAGCCTGTCCGGGATTTTGAAGCGCAAGATCGGCGACCGGCTGGACGAGACCGAGCGCAAGATCTGGACGGCCATCTCCAAGGGACTGCCCGACCTGCCCCACCTCCCCCTGCTCCTGGCCCAGACATGGGACATCCTCCCCGTCCACCACAACTACCTCCTGGATGAGGCGGACTATACTTGGGAAGATTCATGGTCGGAATCCTTTTCCAATGAAATCAAGGAAATAGAAAACACATTTTCCAATCAGTCCGAAACTCCCGAAGTCGAAGACCTCATCTCCATAGACGCGGCCACCACCAGAGACATCGACGACGCCTTCAGCATCCGCAGGGACGGCGACGGATACGTAGTCTCCATCGGCCTGGCCCGCCCGGACGCGCACTGGGAGTTCGGCTCCGAACTGGACAAGGCGGTCATGTACCGGGCCACCAGCCTGTATCTGCCCGAAGGCACCAGCCACATGATGCCGGCCCGGTTCGGCACCGGGCTTTACAGCCTCATAGCCGGGGAAACCCGTCCGGCGCTGGTCACGGACTTCCGCCTTGACGGAAGCGGCAAGCTCATTTCCGTCACGCCCCGCCCGACCTGGGTCAGGGTGGCGGCGAACATCACCTATGAGGCTGCGGACGCGGCCATCGAAAACCGGACCGACGAATCCCTGGTCCTGGCCCACGAGCTGGCCGAGAAGCTCCTCGCCCTCCGCATCGAGGACGGCGCATGCATCATCCGCAAGCCCGAGCCGATCATCACCCTTGAAGGCGAAGGCGCGCAGACCACGGTGGACATCACCCTCAAGGAGCAATGCCCGCTCTCGGAACTGATCATCAGCGAATTCATGATCCTGGCCAACTCGGGCCTGGCCGCATGGGCCGGGGAAAACGGCGTCCCGCTTCTGCACCGCACCCAGGACATCGCCCTGCCCCCGGAGGCCGCGGGCATGTTCACGGAGCCCGTTGAGATCATGCAGGTGGTCAAGCTGCTCCTGCCGCCCTCCCTGGAGACCACCCCCCGGAGGCACGCGGCCCTCGGCGTAGCGGTATACTCGCCCATCACTTCGCCCCTGCGGCGCTACACGGATTTCATCAACATGGCCCAGGTCTGCACCTTTCTCGCGGATGGCTCCCCCCGCCTGGACAAGGAAGGGCTGGACCAGATGGCCATATACCTGGGCATGCGCATCCAGGCTGTGAGCGCGGTCCAGCGGTTCCGGCCCCGGTACTGGAAGCTCGTCCACCTCGCGGCGCGACGCAAGGAATACCAGTCCGCCGTGGTGGTGGACGAAGCCGGTCCCATGGCCACCCTGGCCATGCCCCACCTGCAGGTCAACGTCCGTTCGCCCAAGAAGCTTCTCGGCGACAAGCTCTACCCGGGCCAGCGGTTCCAGATCAATTTCGCCCGGGTCGACCCCCTGACCAACGAAATCCGGCTCTCCGAGGCCCTGGAAGAATAG
- the plsY gene encoding glycerol-3-phosphate 1-O-acyltransferase PlsY, producing the protein MTFIVWAALAYVLGSIPFGLVIAKSLCNIDPRLDGSKNTGATNVARLCGFKYGVATLVFDVLKGLLPVAFAASWIDSEMALSLVGLAAILGHVFSCFMQFKGGKAVATTVGVFLALSPWGGILAAVLCLLMVWLTGHVSMGSLTFALALPVCMALTGHFAVVPMALVVMVILFWRHKENIRRLARGEENPWLKKE; encoded by the coding sequence ATGACTTTCATTGTTTGGGCGGCACTCGCCTATGTCCTCGGCTCCATCCCCTTCGGGCTGGTCATCGCCAAATCCCTGTGCAACATCGACCCGCGCCTTGACGGCTCCAAAAACACCGGAGCCACCAACGTGGCCCGGCTGTGCGGGTTCAAGTACGGCGTGGCAACCCTGGTGTTCGACGTGCTCAAGGGATTGCTGCCCGTGGCCTTCGCCGCCTCCTGGATAGATTCCGAAATGGCTCTCAGCCTGGTCGGCCTGGCCGCCATCCTCGGCCACGTCTTCTCCTGCTTCATGCAATTCAAGGGCGGCAAGGCCGTGGCCACCACCGTGGGCGTGTTCCTGGCGCTGTCCCCTTGGGGCGGCATCCTGGCAGCGGTCCTGTGCCTGCTCATGGTCTGGCTCACCGGCCACGTGTCCATGGGCTCCCTGACCTTTGCCCTGGCCCTGCCCGTGTGCATGGCCCTGACCGGCCACTTCGCCGTGGTGCCCATGGCCCTGGTGGTCATGGTCATCCTGTTCTGGCGGCACAAGGAAAACATCCGTCGGCTGGCGCGGGGTGAAGAGAACCCCTGGCTCAAGAAGGAGTAG
- a CDS encoding cation diffusion facilitator family transporter → MIGDSPKRYAVYSILASILTLVLKFGAWGLTDSVGLLSDATESLVNLTAAVLALTAITVALRPADNDHAYGHGKAEYFSSGIEGVLIIVAAFGIGYAAIGRFLSPQPLSNLGLGLALALVSSVINFVTARVMLRAAKRFDSITLEADAHHLLTDVWTSVGMVAGLAVIMVAPEWKVLDPIIALIMAVNIVFTGVGLLKRSVSGLMDDALPERELQVIAKSIQSYCGNTCTYHGLRTRKSGPKRFIDFHLLVPGDMTVTDSHDLCELIEELIQLKLDKAEVTIHVEPIESAISYDGMTVGGACAASMGGECPSSAPPPPEDDPGE, encoded by the coding sequence ATGATCGGCGATTCACCCAAGCGGTACGCCGTTTACTCCATACTGGCCTCGATCCTGACCCTGGTCCTCAAGTTCGGAGCCTGGGGGCTGACCGATTCCGTGGGGCTGCTCTCCGACGCCACCGAATCCCTGGTCAACCTGACCGCCGCCGTGCTGGCCCTGACCGCCATCACCGTGGCCCTGCGCCCGGCGGACAACGACCACGCATACGGCCACGGCAAGGCCGAATACTTTTCCAGCGGCATCGAGGGCGTGCTCATCATCGTGGCCGCCTTCGGCATCGGCTATGCCGCCATCGGCCGCTTCCTGTCGCCCCAGCCCCTCTCCAATCTCGGCCTGGGGCTGGCCCTGGCACTGGTTTCCTCGGTCATCAATTTCGTCACGGCCCGGGTCATGCTCCGGGCGGCCAAGCGGTTCGATTCCATCACCCTCGAGGCGGACGCGCACCACCTGCTCACCGACGTCTGGACCTCCGTCGGCATGGTGGCGGGGCTGGCCGTCATCATGGTCGCCCCGGAGTGGAAGGTCCTGGACCCGATCATCGCTCTGATCATGGCCGTGAACATCGTGTTCACCGGCGTGGGCCTCCTGAAACGGTCCGTGAGCGGCCTCATGGACGACGCCCTGCCGGAACGGGAACTCCAGGTCATCGCCAAGTCCATCCAGAGCTATTGCGGCAACACCTGCACCTACCACGGCCTACGAACCCGCAAGTCCGGCCCCAAGCGCTTCATCGACTTTCACCTGCTCGTGCCCGGCGACATGACGGTCACGGATTCCCATGACCTGTGCGAGCTGATCGAGGAATTGATCCAGCTCAAGCTCGACAAGGCCGAAGTGACCATCCATGTGGAGCCCATCGAATCGGCGATCTCCTACGACGGCATGACCGTGGGCGGTGCATGCGCGGCCAGCATGGGCGGGGAATGCCCCTCGTCCGCCCCTCCCCCTCCCGAAGACGACCCGGGCGAATAA
- the hflX gene encoding GTPase HflX, with translation MKPSQVKRLSRLYQRQYPTDACYTTEQARELAELSTDTGRQLGLLIDRQGKVAMVLVGDNRSIYIPELPRSRMATGRLRGLRLVHTHLSDESLSQEDLMDMVFLRLDSVAALNVRDGFPETVQGAHLLPPNPDEKSYEVLEPVRWDRFDLDLGGVVDALEDEFRRQMDGQGIDSDENRVLLVSVDKTPRPVQELSLEELAELADTAGLTAAGTMIQRVRKHNPKFIMGKGKLAELEVRALQANASVIIFDQELSPTQIRNLARVTERKILDRTQLILDIFAQHATSRSGKLQVEMAQLKYTLPRLVGKNRAMSRLMGGIGGRGPGETKLEIDRRRANDRLTRLKKELADVRKRRTQTRERRAKAGLPIVSLVGYTNAGKSTLLNTLTQSEVIAEDKLFATLDPTSRRIRFPQEREVVLTDTVGFIRRLPPDLKEAFRATLEELESADLLVLVCDASHPEVEDQVDAVRTILAEMDLEEIPSILVLNKWDKLDAEGRERMRNVYPEGIPAVAVKRPTLEPVVEAILKKIPWEKQGA, from the coding sequence TTGAAACCCAGCCAGGTGAAGCGGCTGTCGCGGTTGTACCAGCGGCAGTATCCCACGGATGCATGCTACACCACCGAGCAGGCGCGTGAGCTGGCCGAGCTGTCCACGGACACGGGCCGCCAGCTCGGGTTGCTCATCGACCGCCAGGGCAAGGTGGCCATGGTGCTGGTGGGCGACAACCGGTCCATCTACATCCCCGAGCTGCCGCGTTCCCGCATGGCCACGGGCCGTCTGCGCGGCTTGCGCCTGGTCCACACCCATCTTTCCGACGAGTCGCTTTCCCAGGAAGACCTCATGGACATGGTCTTCCTGCGCCTGGATTCCGTGGCAGCCCTGAACGTGCGCGACGGGTTCCCTGAGACGGTCCAGGGCGCGCACCTGCTGCCGCCCAACCCGGACGAGAAGAGCTACGAAGTGCTCGAACCCGTGCGCTGGGACCGGTTCGACCTCGACCTGGGGGGTGTCGTGGACGCCCTGGAGGACGAGTTCCGCCGCCAGATGGACGGTCAGGGCATCGATTCCGACGAGAACCGGGTGCTCCTGGTCAGCGTGGACAAGACGCCGCGCCCGGTGCAGGAGCTTTCCCTGGAGGAGTTGGCGGAACTGGCCGACACCGCCGGGCTGACGGCCGCCGGGACCATGATCCAGCGGGTGCGCAAGCACAATCCCAAGTTCATCATGGGCAAGGGCAAGCTGGCCGAACTGGAAGTCCGCGCGCTCCAGGCCAACGCCTCGGTCATCATCTTCGACCAGGAGCTGTCCCCCACCCAGATCCGTAACCTGGCCCGGGTCACGGAGCGCAAGATCCTGGACCGCACCCAGCTCATCCTCGATATTTTCGCCCAGCACGCCACCAGCCGGTCGGGCAAGCTCCAGGTGGAGATGGCCCAGCTTAAGTACACCCTGCCGCGCCTGGTGGGGAAGAACAGGGCCATGTCCCGGCTCATGGGCGGCATAGGCGGGCGCGGTCCCGGCGAGACCAAGCTGGAGATCGACCGCCGCCGGGCCAACGACCGGCTGACGAGGCTCAAGAAGGAACTTGCGGACGTGCGCAAGCGGCGTACACAGACCCGCGAGCGGAGGGCCAAGGCCGGGCTGCCCATCGTTTCGCTGGTGGGCTACACCAACGCGGGCAAGTCCACGCTGCTCAACACCCTGACCCAATCCGAGGTCATCGCCGAGGACAAGCTCTTCGCCACCCTCGACCCCACCAGCCGCCGCATCCGCTTCCCCCAGGAACGGGAGGTGGTGCTGACCGACACCGTGGGCTTCATCCGCCGGTTGCCGCCGGACCTGAAGGAGGCCTTCCGGGCCACGCTGGAGGAACTGGAGTCCGCCGACCTGCTGGTCCTGGTCTGCGATGCCTCCCACCCCGAAGTGGAGGATCAGGTGGACGCGGTGCGCACCATCCTGGCCGAGATGGACCTGGAAGAGATTCCGTCCATCCTGGTGCTCAACAAGTGGGACAAGCTCGACGCCGAAGGCCGTGAGAGGATGCGCAACGTGTATCCGGAAGGCATCCCTGCGGTGGCCGTGAAGCGGCCCACCCTGGAACCCGTGGTGGAGGCGATCCTCAAGAAGATTCCCTGGGAAAAGCAGGGGGCCTGA
- a CDS encoding IMP cyclohydrolase, producing MDLLPVRKAILSVTDKSGLAEFGKFLVDNGCELVSTGGTKKMLAESGLPVTSVSDITDFPEILGGRVKTLHPNIHGGILADKDDEAHMETLRDFGIEPFDLVCVNLYNFADAVAKGLDLKAAVEQIDIGGPTMLRATAKNFHSICVVPDPKYYEVVRKEIEEKGGISLEFRKEMATLTFRLTSEYDAMITKYLSENEA from the coding sequence ATGGACCTTTTGCCTGTCAGAAAAGCGATTCTTTCCGTTACCGATAAATCCGGTCTTGCCGAGTTCGGGAAATTCCTGGTCGACAACGGCTGTGAACTGGTGTCCACCGGCGGCACTAAGAAGATGCTCGCCGAGTCGGGACTGCCCGTCACATCGGTGTCCGACATCACGGATTTCCCTGAAATCCTCGGTGGCCGGGTCAAGACCCTGCATCCGAACATCCACGGCGGCATCCTTGCTGACAAGGACGATGAGGCCCATATGGAGACCCTGCGCGATTTCGGCATCGAGCCCTTTGATCTGGTCTGCGTGAACCTGTACAATTTCGCCGACGCCGTGGCCAAGGGGCTGGACCTCAAGGCCGCAGTGGAGCAGATCGACATCGGCGGACCGACCATGCTGCGTGCCACGGCCAAGAATTTCCACTCCATCTGCGTGGTGCCCGACCCGAAGTATTACGAGGTCGTGCGCAAGGAGATCGAGGAAAAGGGCGGCATCTCGCTCGAATTCCGCAAGGAAATGGCAACGCTCACCTTCAGGTTGACGAGTGAATACGACGCCATGATCACCAAATATCTGTCCGAAAACGAAGCATAG
- a CDS encoding tetratricopeptide repeat protein, whose protein sequence is MSGHLDYEINKELGECYLFMGELDKAEEYYKKAVSSNGIHPDPYIGLATVAIQRGDLENAMAMYEKAHNIEPTDKSLSGIGLIKMENGDKEGAFPLFMEAARMNPENMVALFSIIRLGHELDRVIEIIPSLVSALEVNPGKHEVRYSLAGCHVCAGDNEAARVELEKILEADPEHEAAKEMLAQIQS, encoded by the coding sequence ATGAGTGGTCATCTGGATTATGAAATCAACAAGGAACTTGGTGAATGCTACCTGTTCATGGGTGAGCTGGACAAGGCCGAAGAATACTACAAGAAGGCCGTCAGCTCCAATGGCATCCACCCTGATCCGTATATCGGCCTGGCCACGGTCGCCATTCAGCGCGGCGACCTGGAAAACGCCATGGCCATGTACGAAAAGGCTCACAATATCGAGCCCACCGACAAAAGTCTTTCCGGCATCGGACTCATCAAGATGGAAAACGGCGACAAGGAAGGGGCTTTCCCCCTGTTCATGGAAGCCGCCCGGATGAATCCGGAGAATATGGTCGCCCTGTTCAGCATCATCAGGCTCGGCCATGAACTGGATCGCGTGATCGAGATCATTCCCAGCCTCGTATCGGCGCTGGAAGTGAATCCCGGCAAGCATGAGGTGCGCTACTCGCTCGCGGGTTGCCACGTCTGCGCAGGCGACAATGAAGCGGCCCGCGTCGAGCTTGAGAAGATTCTCGAAGCCGACCCCGAGCATGAAGCCGCCAAGGAAATGCTCGCCCAGATCCAGTCCTAA
- the flgB gene encoding flagellar basal body rod protein FlgB translates to MRGLFERHIQLTGKVMDLRLQRQNIVGGNIANVNTPGYKARRLEFEEKLQSALNQDDLGKMTRTSEAHLPATFSPDGFKGEGFSEFKGREVIGKDSVNLDKEMTENAKNTMMYNALAMVIKKNFQGMQKVVQEGAK, encoded by the coding sequence ATGCGAGGGCTTTTCGAACGACACATTCAATTGACGGGCAAGGTCATGGACCTGCGTCTTCAACGTCAAAATATCGTCGGGGGAAACATCGCCAACGTCAACACGCCGGGATACAAGGCGCGCAGGCTCGAATTCGAGGAAAAGCTGCAAAGCGCCCTGAATCAGGACGACCTCGGCAAGATGACCCGCACCTCCGAAGCGCACCTGCCCGCCACGTTCTCCCCGGACGGATTCAAGGGTGAAGGCTTCTCGGAGTTCAAAGGCCGCGAGGTCATCGGCAAGGACTCGGTGAACCTGGACAAGGAAATGACAGAGAATGCCAAGAACACCATGATGTACAACGCGCTCGCCATGGTCATCAAAAAGAATTTCCAGGGCATGCAGAAAGTCGTGCAGGAAGGAGCCAAGTAA
- the flgC gene encoding flagellar basal body rod protein FlgC, which yields MDFMTAMDISSSGLRAQRANLNVISMNMANIRTTKTVDGGPYQRKSVSFESTPVYSPFDKEMHDHLNRELHGVKVLGVTADQRPFKQVYEPHHPDANEQGYVTYPDINVVEEMTNMMQAMRGYEANVQTIQAAKRMFQKALLIGMG from the coding sequence ATGGATTTCATGACAGCAATGGACATCAGTTCATCCGGGCTCAGAGCCCAGCGGGCGAACCTGAATGTCATATCGATGAACATGGCGAACATCCGGACCACCAAGACCGTGGACGGCGGCCCCTATCAGCGCAAGTCCGTGTCTTTCGAATCCACGCCGGTCTACTCCCCCTTCGACAAGGAGATGCACGACCATCTCAACCGGGAACTGCACGGCGTCAAGGTGCTGGGCGTCACCGCCGACCAGCGGCCGTTCAAGCAGGTCTACGAGCCGCATCACCCGGACGCCAACGAGCAGGGATACGTCACCTACCCCGACATCAACGTGGTCGAGGAAATGACCAACATGATGCAGGCCATGCGCGGCTACGAGGCCAACGTGCAGACCATCCAGGCCGCAAAGCGAATGTTCCAGAAAGCCCTCCTGATAGGCATGGGCTAG